The DNA sequence TAACCCGGGAACAGTGACCGATGAGCATTTTCGCGTATGGCGTGATAGTGGGATTAACAGAATCAGTATAGGGGTTCAAAGTTTGAATAGTGCGGCACTCAAAAAACTTAACAGGCATCAATCGCTTGAAGATGTGTACGCGGTGATCGATAAGGCACACCATTTTTTCCGTACCGTTTCAGTGGATCTCATTCTCGGGCTTCCCGGAGTTTCGGCCGAGCAGTGGAAAGATGCGCTTGCAAAGATTGTGCGTTGGCCTATCAAACAGATTTCTATGTATTTTTTAATGGTGCACGAAGCAACGCCCCTTTATTTTGGGGTAAAAAAGAAAAGCATTAGTTTACCCTGCGATGATGAAGTGGTTGATCTCTATTATTGGTCGGTTGCGCTGTTGGCTGAGCATGGTTTCGCGCAATACGAAATTTCTAATTTTGCGCAAGCCGGTTTTGAATCAAAACATAATAAAGCCTATTGGCAGCGAAAGCCGTTTAAAGGTTTTGGGTTGGGTGCGTTTTCATTCGATGGAATGAGCAGAACTGAAAATGAAAAAAATTTATTGGCCTACATGGATAAAATCAAACAACAACAACCGACTGAAATAATGGCTGAAAAATTATCTCGTGAACAAATATGGCTTGAAACATTAATGCTCGGGCTACGCCAACCGGTTGGTGTGAAATTTTCAGAATTATTAACCACCTTACAAGAAAAGGAACGCGAAACGTTTATTTGTGCAGTTTCCATGTTGCAGGAACGCCATCTTGTGCGCTCCTTTGATGATCGACTCTTTTTAACGCCTCAAGCGTTAGCGGTCGAGAATGAGGTTATAGAAAAATTATCTGTGTTTTAAATTTTTAGGGAATTTTAGGGACAATCTAAACAAAGCAAAAAAGTATTTTCTTTTTTAACAAGTTACATAACGCAAGGAATGAAAAATGGCTAAACACGTTGGTGTTAAACTTCCCGAAGATTTAATTAAGGTTATGAAAAAAGGCACCGTTGCGACACTTGCAACTTTTTCTGAAAAAGGATTGCCACATACAACGCCAATTCAATGCGTTTATCCTAAAGGATTAGAAAGTATTTTGATGACCATTCACAAAGATCATACTGGTTATCATAATATGGTCTGGCAAAAAAAAGTGATGCTTTGTTTTCTTGACGAAGGGAACGTGGCCTACAGTATTCTTGGCCGCGCGGGAGTAGTTCGAGCACCATCGTTGGTACATCCTCTTATGAACGTTGTTCGTATCGACATTATTGATATTAAAAGTGACCGCTCAACATTGACGCGTGTGGAAAGTGGAGTACGCTGGAGCTATACTTCATGGGAAGCGGAAGAACTTTCGCGTGGGTTGGTCCAAGAATTGAAAGAGTTATCTGAAACGTTGTAAGAGGAGCGGTATGAAAGCGTTACGTAGTTGTTTGTTGGTTGTTGGCATCATGTCCTGTGCTCATATTCAGAGTGCTGTTGCTCCCCTTAAAACGGGAGTGCCAAGCACTTCTGGACTCGGTGTAGTACTTTCTGAATTAAACGATAATTTAGGTAATCTTTCATCTTCTATTAATCCAAACGCAGTGCCGGTAAAAGTTACGCCGGCTCCTGTTGTTTCACCGGTGCAAAATCAATCACAAACAAACGTTGCTCAGCCATCTGATCAATCCGATACGGGCTCTGACGATAGTTCTGATGATTCGTCGGCTGATACTGCTGTGGGTGGAGGCATTTCCTCCCCTGTTGCAACCGCACGATCATCGGTTTCTGCAGGAGCTGCATCGCCATCGCTATCGGGTCGCGGTTCGTCTGTCGCTTCTGCATCATCGCAATCTGCGATTTCTGGAGTGGGCGCAACCGCTGCGCAATCGGCAATGGTACCAACGGCTGCCATTGCTGCAACGTCAGCAACAACTGCGCCGAGCCAAGCGGCGCAAGCAGCTGCTCAGCAGCAACAAACGGCTTCGGCTGCTACTACGCCCCCCGCAATTAGTGCAAACGCGCCACAAACTGCGTCAACAACAAAAACGGTGCAAGCATCGCAGCAATCTACCGATCAAAGCAGTCAAAACGGGCAAGAAGTAGAACCCTCAGCGCCAGCCGTTGCAGCTGAATCCATAACGCAATCAGAAAGCCAAGCAGCGCCTGAAGAAAATGAATCGGTGCCAGAAAAACCTATTGGCGGTATCGATACGGTAAATATTGAAGAGGGCGGCAACTGGCTCTTAAAGCGCAAAGCGGTTGAGGATATGATCGATCTTATCGGCGAGATCAACCGACGCTTTTCATCAATTCTTGAAGCGCGTGCCGATTATAAAATAAAACAAAACCAATTGGATAATGAGTACGATAAATTTGTTACCGAGATTGGTTTTGATATTGGCGATGCTGATAAATTACTTGCAGATCTTCTTGAGCAATTGGAACGTGAACAAAAAAGGCAGGGCGATCTAACGGAGCAAGAACGTGAACTCCTTGCAGCAATAACGCAAAAACAAAGCGAATTAACGGTACTCCAAGAAGAATTGCAAAATATCCATGCGATAGAATCTAAAATTAACGACGTAATGACCACCGTTGATAGCCAGATCAAAATTTCAAACGGCTATCAAAATAAAGCATGGGCAAATTTTCAGGAAATTAAACAATTACTGAGCGATGAAAAAGCTGAAGAGCTTTATTATGCGACCGACGCGAGCTATAAAAGCTTACAAGATATTTATGCTTATTTAAAAAACACCCTCGCTTCTTATTTCAATGATCAAATTCAAGCAATGCGTGATCAGATGAGCAAAATAAAAATGTCTATCGCTAATTTGCAACAAATTGGCCTAGATTTGAAACATGAATTTGAGAAATATGAAAAGCAGGATATGGAATCGGATGAACGCCGTTCGCAAGAAGAAATTGATAAAGAAATAAGAGAGAAAGCAGCGCAAGAAGCGCAAGCGTTCGAAAAGAAACAAGGATCAAAAGGAATCTTTGCATCGATTATACGTTCGTTTACAAAGTTTTTTAACGCGATCGGCAATTTCTTTGGCGGCATTTGGGATAAAATAAGTTCACTATGGCGCCGGCCAATGCCTGCAGTTATGAAGGCACCAGCAGTGATCCATGAGGAGCCGCTGGCTAAAGAACCTGAACCAGCTCCAGCAGTTGAAGCGCAATCCGCATAATTATTTTTTTATTAATGTTTGCGATCTGAATGTGCATTGTTTTGGTTTCTTATCGGTTCGCAATCGAATAAATACTGATGCTCGCAAATATCTGATCGAAGTAAATTGTAAGAAGGTAACCTCGCATACTGTGCGAGGTTTTACCCAATAAATTTTTTTTCCAGGAATTACCGGAGCATTTTCCGTTGGTCGCTTATCAATTTTGAGCGGCGTTAGTTTATTCTCGAGTTCTTCAATATCTTCTTCATTAAATCCAGTGCCCACTTTTCCAATATAATAAAGGTGCTGATCCGTATCATAAAGCCCAAGAGCGAGCGAAGATATTGCACGCTTTGATGTTGTAAATCCGACGATCACACAATCGATCGTGTTGAGTAATTTAATTTTGAGCCATACGCGAGAGCGAAGCCCGGGATGATAAGGAGCTTGCGGATCTTTTGCCATCACGCCTTCCATCTTTTTTTTAACCATTTCTTTCCAAAGCTTGGGGCCATCATGGGTAAAAAAAGTTTTTTCCAGCCGCGCATTTTCAATAATCGTTTGATTTAAGATTTTTTTACGTTCAATCAACGGCAAATGAACGAGCGATTTTCCGTTTTTCATGAGAATATCAAAAACGACGTACGTCGGCCTGCCCCCTTTTTGGAGTGCTGAAAAATGGGGAACTCCTTTTTTATCGTAGGCGACAATTTCACCATCCAAGATGCATTCTTGCGCTTGAATGTTTTTTCGAATGCTCAGCAGCTCTGGAAATCGCGGCGATAAATCAATATCGTTGCGCGATATGAAATCACATTCTTTATTTACATAGCAAAGCGCGCGAATGCCATCTAGTTTGGGCTCAAAAATAAAATCTTTATTTTTCAAATCGTCAAGCGTACCAATGTGTGCGTTCATTGCATGAATTTTTTTTGCCATTATTAGGCTCGCGATTTTGCACGAGCAACTGGCCGCTGCTCAGATGCACGCGTAGGAATTCGTGTTTTAATACTTTTGCGCAGTGCTTGCATAAGAGAATGTTCTTTTTCAGGTTTTGCTTTTTTTTCTTTAACTTTTTTTATCTTTTCAAGTTTTTTGCCTTTAGCCGCTTGCGCAATTTTCTTTTTGAGTTCTTGTGCGAACGTATCTTTAAAACGGCTCATCGAAAATTTCTTTACGGTGAGTTTATTGATAAGTTGTTCCGCTAGATTGAGTTCCGCTTTTTCAAATTTAGGGATTTTGAGCGTAGCAGTCTCTTTAAGCTCTTTAATTTCGTAATCATAGTTAAGCGTCGTGGCAAGGAGAATATTTCCATGCGGCTGTATTGCGCATACATATTCTTTATCACGCATCACAAATTGGCCAATGGCCACGCGATCAGTTTCTTGCAGCGCTAGCCCGAATAAAAAAAATGCACGGTCTGTTTGTTTTTGCGGAAGCATATAATAATGCTGATCAAGATAAATAGGATCAATGGCAGAAGCGTCTACAAATTCTAGAATGCGAATCGAATCTGTTTTTTCTGGTTTCAATTTTTCCAGATTTTCTTTGGTGATAATAAAATAGGAGCCGTCTTCTAACTTTAATCCCTTCACTAAATCGGACCATGCCACTTCTTTATTACATTTGGGGCACATTCGTTTATTTGCAATCGGTGTATGGCACTTTGCGTGTAGTAAATTAAAACCGAGTGAATGCGAGGCGATCGCCGAATAAAGCTCAATATTAAATTGAACAAGGCCGAACGATAGCGATCCTTTCCAGCTTGATACTCTTCTCATTTTTTCCCCTTATATTTATTTATCAGTATCCAATAAGGCAGATTCAATTGGCAAGAAACAAAAAATGGTTGCGTTGATTGAAAAAAAGAATAAAAATAACCAACGCGTAATCGAGAGCTTTTATTTATTTTAAAAGGAGAAGAATATAATGAAAAAAATGATACTGCCTATTTTTCTAGGAGTGCTTCATAGTTCATTAACAGCCGCTCATTTTTCGGCAAAGTCGATTGAAGAGGTTAAAAAATTTTGGGATCGGCGGCCATGCAATCTTAAACATTCGAAAAAACCCATCGGTACTCGCGAATATTTTGATGAAGTAGAAAAAAGAAAATATTTCGTGGAGCCGCATATTCCTGGATTTGCAGAATTTGCAATGTGGCGGGGCAAGCGAGTACTGGAAATAGGATGCGGATTGGGAACTGAGGCGATTAATTTTGCACGGAATGGTGCAGATCTTACGATTGTTGAGCTATCTCCAGAAAGTCTTGAGCTGGCAAAAAAGAGATTTGAGTTATATGGATTATCTGCACGTTTTATTTTAGGCAACGCGCAAGAGCTGGATCAAATTTTGCATGGTGAAAAGTATGATTTAATTTGGTCATTTGGCGTGATCCATCATTCTCCGCAACCAGAAAAAATCGTAAAAGCGTGCAATTCATTACTGAAAGATGATGGTGAACTCAGAATGATGGTTTACTCAAAAATAAGTTATAAGCTTTTTCACTTCATGCGAGAAACAGGCATGTGGGATTTTGGCGATGGCGCGCTTGATGAATTAATTGCGATGTATTCTGAAGCGCAAACTGGATGCCCGGTTACCTATTCTTATACGTTTGAAGGCGCCCGCAGATTATTTGGTGATTTTGAAATTCTTGAAATGAAAAAAGATCATATTTTTCCATGGAAGATAGAAAAATATATTAAGTATGAATATGAAAAAGAAGATTGTTTTAAGAACGTATCTGACGAATTATTTAAGGAACTTGAAGCAGAACTTGGATGGCATTTGATGATTCGTGCAAAAAAGAAAAATAGTTAAATTTTAAATGGTTAAGAATAGGCAGGAAATTTTCTTGCCTATTCTATTGTTTTGCAATCCACTCTTCTATCACGGTGATTGTGCCATCAATCTTTCTATATTCATGGCGAACCGCTTCTTGCAGTTGGCCATTGAATATACGAACGTTGTTATTTATGTAGATGATTTGATCTTGAGGCTGTTCCATTGACAGCAATGCTGGTTGCTCGAGGGTCACGATTGCTAGAAGAAACAGGGCAATCGATACTTTTACTTTCTTCATTTTTATTCCTATCTGGTGCTTACAAGTTCTGGAGGAAAAAAAGCTATTATGAACCGCCAGGATAATTTGCTGTAGGCATCGTTTGAGATGGTGCAGGTATCCAGATTGCTTCATTAGTTACCGTACCATCATCGTGATACGTATCGATAAAATGGAGGATTTGTAGTTGGCCATTAACTCTTCTTGAAGTCTCGGTAACATATTCAATATGCGGTGTTTGCTCCATTGAAAATAATGTTGATTGTGGCAGCAAAGAGAGCATTAAAAGAGCGAAAAGTGATACATGTATGTTCTTCATTTTTATCTTTCTAGTTATTCAACATTATTATTGTTTTCCTCTGAAGAAGTTTCCAAATTCATTGTGTCGGAAGGTTCTTCAGGATTTCTTACATTTACCCATTGATAATTATTCGATATAGTGCCATCGGCAAGTGACCATTGGCTACCAATTCTCATTTGCAGAGTTCCCGTTGCTATCACTTTTCTGAGATTATCATTTATATAGAGAAACCCGCCTGTGGCTTGGTGTTGGCCTATAGGTTGTGGAACCATCGAAAAAACTGATTGTGGCATAAGCGATATTGTTATAAGAATCGCGAGAAGCGATAGATTTAAATTTTGCATGTTTTTGTTTCCTCTTTAATTTTAGTCCTATTTTTATCTTTACTTGTTATTCAAAATCATTATTTTCCTCTTTTGAGGTAGTTTCCAAATTTATTGCTGCGGATGGCTCATCTGATTCTACCCACTTGTAATCATTGGACCGAGTGCCATCGGGAAGCTCCCATTGCATACCCACTCTCCTTTGAAATTGTCCTGTATTTTTTACTTTTCTAAAAAGGTTCCCGTGGGCTTCGAAATATTCAAATTCAGCGATGTCTTGAAGTTGGGTGGATTGCTGCGGGACCATTGAAAAAACTGATTGCGGCATTAATGATACTATTATAAGAATCGCCATGAGCGATAGATTTAATTTCTTCATAATAATTCCTTTGTTGAAAAATCTGTTTTATTTAAATTGTTTATCTAAGAGTAATTATATCATAAAAATACATTTTGAATCGATACTTGGGTTCGTATGGGTGAAGAAAATGGTAGAAAATGTGCCCGTTATCTTATTCGCGATGGTTCGGTACGTTTTACTCACTCCGAACGGAAGACCTCAGCCCTGCTCGCCCTGAGTGATTTTTAACTGTTTTAAAATTGTATCGAAGGGAGCAAAGCACTCGGGAAGAGGGTGTTTAATTCTTGCGTCGTCAAAAAAAATAAAGCATTCGGGTAAGAATGCTTTATGAATAAACGTACGAATTTCTTGTTCTATTTAATTATTTTTTTCTTCCGATGCGGGCGTGGTTTCGGTTGATGGTTTGATTGGATCGTTGCCCGTATTTTTTAGCGCAGTTCTATGTGATTCGGGCTGAGGATACCATACCATTCTTTCTTCATCTCCAGAGTTTAATGAGATCGTTATGGTTCGTATATAATAACCTGGTACCCCATTTTTATACACGATGCCTTTCGGATAATTCGGAGAATCCCAAAGAGGAAACGAGGTTGAGGATGCGGTTAACAAACAGAGGAGGAATGTGCATGTTTTCATAGAAATCGTTTTAAATTTAGATGTTTAAATAATTTATCTTGGTTATACTTTTAAATTATTTTTTGTCATCTGTAGGTGGCGTTGTCTGGATGAATACTTCTTCGCTTTGAACGACCATTGATTCTATGCGAATATATTTCGGGCCTTTGTTTTTTTTTCTTCTAGCGGATATTCTAAGGCGCAAAAACGGTTCTGGTTATTGGCTATCTTTGTCTTTAGGTGTGAGATTTGCAACGTCTTCCCATTTTTTTGACACCACCCAAATACCTCTCTCATTTTTTGATTTAGTTACTAACTCTATAAAGAATTTACCATCCTCTTCTTTATGCTTTTTGCTCGAGCCGACTAAGTTAAAGAAATCTGTCCATTCTTTACTAGGTTCCATAGCGCTTAGTTTCATGTTTGAATCGAAAGATGTTGCTATGATAATCGCAAAAAATAATGCATTAAATAGCTTCATAATGATTTCTTTCGTAAGGATATTTCTTATTAAGTATATACTCAAATAGTTGTGCGCTGAAGAAGTAACGCATCTAAATTTTGATGGTGAGTAGTTCGTGCCAATTGGTGGTATACGCAGGCGATCTTTTCTCTTGCTTATTTTTCCATTCCTTTTTTGCGCCTGCAGCTGCATAAAGAACTTTATTTTTTCCCATTTTGGTATTAATGCGATCGATTGTTTTCATGAGGGCTGCTTGCTTTTCAAGATTTGTTGGCAGTTGATAAAAAGTATTCATTTGCAGAGCATCTTCAGGAACTAAATCGTCAATAATGATGCCAACTTTTTTGTACGTGAATCCTTTGTGGAATAATGATTGCAAGCAAGCGGTTCCGGCCGCGAGCAGATCGGGCGTGTACGAAGTGGCAATCGGCAGTTGCTGAAATGCAGAGCGATAGAGGCGCGTGCTATCTTGGTATTGCGTGTATGAAACGAAAACTATCAACTGCTGAGCTTTCATCTTTTGCTTGCGCAATTTTTCTGCAGCGATGCTTAAATGGGTAGCAAGCCCTTCCTGAAGCTCTTTAAACTCGGTAACGTTTCTGCCAAATAAGCGTGAAACGGTGAGCGATTGGCGCGGCTCTGGCTGCGTGTGCAGATCAAAGCAGGGCGTTCCGCGCAATTCAGTTAATGTGCGCAGCCCGTTAATCGTTAAATTTTTACGAACCCAGCGCTCATCGCAATTGATAAAATCAAATACGGTACGAATACCCCGCGCGTATAATTTTTCTGCATAGCGAGAACCGATTCCCCAAATGTCGCGCACATCAATTAATTTAAAAATCTTATCTACATCCGGATGATTCGTGATATCAAAAACGCCGTCAGTTCTTTTTTTTGCAATATCGCCAGCAATCTTTGCAAGTGTTTTTGTTGGGCCGATGCCGATCGAAACCGGGAGCCCAATATCTTGCTTGATTTTATTTCGAACCTGCTGAGCATACGCGGTATAATGATGCCCATCGTAAAAATCGGATGCGGATGGGAAATAT is a window from the Candidatus Babeliales bacterium genome containing:
- a CDS encoding Y-family DNA polymerase, which produces MNRFALVDCNNFFVSCERVFNPKLNGKPVVVLSSNDACIIARSNEAKKLGIKMGQPAWECRDILIRNKVQVYSSNFTLYGDMSSRVMAILTECSTDIEIYSVDEAFIYFPSASDFYDGHHYTAYAQQVRNKIKQDIGLPVSIGIGPTKTLAKIAGDIAKKRTDGVFDITNHPDVDKIFKLIDVRDIWGIGSRYAEKLYARGIRTVFDFINCDERWVRKNLTINGLRTLTELRGTPCFDLHTQPEPRQSLTVSRLFGRNVTEFKELQEGLATHLSIAAEKLRKQKMKAQQLIVFVSYTQYQDSTRLYRSAFQQLPIATSYTPDLLAAGTACLQSLFHKGFTYKKVGIIIDDLVPEDALQMNTFYQLPTNLEKQAALMKTIDRINTKMGKNKVLYAAAGAKKEWKNKQEKRSPAYTTNWHELLTIKI
- a CDS encoding Ku protein is translated as MRRVSSWKGSLSFGLVQFNIELYSAIASHSLGFNLLHAKCHTPIANKRMCPKCNKEVAWSDLVKGLKLEDGSYFIITKENLEKLKPEKTDSIRILEFVDASAIDPIYLDQHYYMLPQKQTDRAFFLFGLALQETDRVAIGQFVMRDKEYVCAIQPHGNILLATTLNYDYEIKELKETATLKIPKFEKAELNLAEQLINKLTVKKFSMSRFKDTFAQELKKKIAQAAKGKKLEKIKKVKEKKAKPEKEHSLMQALRKSIKTRIPTRASEQRPVARAKSRA
- the hemW gene encoding radical SAM family heme chaperone HemW, with the protein product MYFDLSVNPSSLYIHWPFCPYKCHFCNFVAIAGHEEYMHDYHLALKSEIERFCSERERKLSIETIYMGGGTPSTYPLSELLDTSGTLYKVIDFLPGYEWTIEVNPGTVTDEHFRVWRDSGINRISIGVQSLNSAALKKLNRHQSLEDVYAVIDKAHHFFRTVSVDLILGLPGVSAEQWKDALAKIVRWPIKQISMYFLMVHEATPLYFGVKKKSISLPCDDEVVDLYYWSVALLAEHGFAQYEISNFAQAGFESKHNKAYWQRKPFKGFGLGAFSFDGMSRTENEKNLLAYMDKIKQQQPTEIMAEKLSREQIWLETLMLGLRQPVGVKFSELLTTLQEKERETFICAVSMLQERHLVRSFDDRLFLTPQALAVENEVIEKLSVF
- a CDS encoding class I SAM-dependent methyltransferase — its product is MKKMILPIFLGVLHSSLTAAHFSAKSIEEVKKFWDRRPCNLKHSKKPIGTREYFDEVEKRKYFVEPHIPGFAEFAMWRGKRVLEIGCGLGTEAINFARNGADLTIVELSPESLELAKKRFELYGLSARFILGNAQELDQILHGEKYDLIWSFGVIHHSPQPEKIVKACNSLLKDDGELRMMVYSKISYKLFHFMRETGMWDFGDGALDELIAMYSEAQTGCPVTYSYTFEGARRLFGDFEILEMKKDHIFPWKIEKYIKYEYEKEDCFKNVSDELFKELEAELGWHLMIRAKKKNS
- the ligD gene encoding non-homologous end-joining DNA ligase, producing the protein MAKKIHAMNAHIGTLDDLKNKDFIFEPKLDGIRALCYVNKECDFISRNDIDLSPRFPELLSIRKNIQAQECILDGEIVAYDKKGVPHFSALQKGGRPTYVVFDILMKNGKSLVHLPLIERKKILNQTIIENARLEKTFFTHDGPKLWKEMVKKKMEGVMAKDPQAPYHPGLRSRVWLKIKLLNTIDCVIVGFTTSKRAISSLALGLYDTDQHLYYIGKVGTGFNEEDIEELENKLTPLKIDKRPTENAPVIPGKKIYWVKPRTVCEVTFLQFTSIRYLRASVFIRLRTDKKPKQCTFRSQTLIKK
- a CDS encoding pyridoxamine 5'-phosphate oxidase family protein gives rise to the protein MAKHVGVKLPEDLIKVMKKGTVATLATFSEKGLPHTTPIQCVYPKGLESILMTIHKDHTGYHNMVWQKKVMLCFLDEGNVAYSILGRAGVVRAPSLVHPLMNVVRIDIIDIKSDRSTLTRVESGVRWSYTSWEAEELSRGLVQELKELSETL